The Eubacterium ventriosum genome includes the window ATAGGAATAGCAGTTAAAGATATAGATGGTTCTGAAAAATTGCAACATATGGCAGATTATGTATGTGATGCACCAAGGAAAGATGGAATATATACTTTCTTAAAAAACAATGGTTACATTTAGAAAAGTTAATTAATTTATAAAATCCGGAAATTATAACAGTATAAGTTTAGTTTCCGGATTTTTAATTTGAATATTAATTATTTTTAGTTATTTTAAGTATTGATTTCTTCAATATTTAAATCCTCCAATCTCCAAAGTAAAATAAGTCTTACATTCATCTACAGTATTAAGAATAGATGAAACTTTCTGATAAAAATATTCATATTAACATCAAACAAATATTTTAGTATAATAACCATAAAAGTTGAAATTCAAAAATAAAAAGTAATTTACAATAATAAAATATAAAACAATAATTAATATCAGAGGAGAAAGAATATGAGAAACGACAGAAGATTGGTTCTTATGGTTGAAGATGATAACAAGTTAAGAGAAGTTTTAACAAAGTTTTTGTCAAGAAACGATTATGAAGTTTTGGCGGCAGAAAACGGAAAAGTAGGGCTTAAACTTTTTTATGAAAATAGCAAGAATTTAGATATTGTACTTCTTGACGGAATGCTTCCTGACATAGACGGTGTGGATGTTTTGAAAGAAATAAGAGAACATTCGCAGGTGCCGGTTATTATGTTGACAGCAAGGGAATCAGAAGAAGACCAGCTTAACGGATTAAATAACGGTGCGGACAATTATATAACAAAGCCATTTCTTATGAAGGTTTTGCTTGTACATATGGGTAAGTTGATTCAGAGAAATGGCAATGAAGACACGGACGTAATTGAAAAAGGCGCGCTTAAATTAGAAAAGCAGTTTAGAAAAGCATATATTAATGGCGAGTTTGTAGATACAACTCCTAAGGAATTTGATTTGCTTGTATATATGTGCGAAAACGAAAAAGTGGTTTTGAAGCGTGAAAATATATTGGATGCAGTTTGGGGCTTTGATTACGACGGCGATATGCGAACTGTAGACACACTTGTAAAGCAGTTAAGAAAAAAGATGACGGACAAGTATCCTTACATCACGTCAGTTTACGGTGTTGGTTACAAATTTGAGGTAAAATAAATGAAGACTAAGTTAAGAACAACCTATCTTGTAACGGTATTATTCTTTTTGTTTGTTACAGTGGGAAGCATGATTTTATTCTATAATATGTTTTCAGAAGAATTCATTATTGCAAATAATAAGAAAATAATGAACAGTGTTTTTGAGGACGCACAGGGAATGGATTTGTCGTCTTTAACAAAGAGTGATAGGAAGAGATTGAAAGAATTTTCGGACAAAGGTGGAGTTATTGCAATTTATGATGGTGAAAAAATCATATATTTTTCAGGAGATACGCCTGAAAGAAAGAAAAATATAAAAAGAAGAAAGTTCGATGAAAAAATATATGAATATACATATACACCTAAGGCAAATATGTCAGAGGGCAGAAAAGCGATTAGACTTAAGGGCAAAATAGATCAGAATGTAAAAACATATTATTTATATTGTAGTGTAAAGCTTAGAACCTTAGAGAACAGCATAGGACTGATAAGCAGGTTTATGCTGGTTGAAATGATTATTATTTTAATATTAGGTATTCCTTTTTCATTTTATATGGCACAGAGGACAGTTAAGCCTATTGAAAAACTGGGAAAACTGGCAAAGAAAATGGAAAATAATGAGCCAATTAATTTTGAAGAATATGATTTCCCTAACAATGAAATAGGAAATCTGGCAGAGCAGCTGAAAAGTATGTACCTTAAGATTTCCAGTAACCTTAACGAATTAAATAATTATAACTATTTGTTGAAAACTCAGAATAAAGAGTTAATAGAGTTTGATGAAAGACGTAAGAAGTTTATTGGGGCGGCAACTCACGAATTGAAAACGCCACTTGCCATTATTTCTACACAGCTTGAAATGATGAATACGGATAATGACGAGGCAATGAGTGAGTATTACGAGTCAATAATGGAAGAGATACAGAAGATGTCCAACCTGATTCGAGAAATGCTTAATTCATCATTTGAGGGAGATATTATTTTAAGTGGTCCGATGAAAGTTGACAGTCTTTCAGAACTTTTGGACGGAATGAAGGACAAATACATGGGACTATTTTGGTCAAAGAAAGCTAATTGCAGATTTGATATAGAAGACAATATTTATATTAATATGAATAATGAGCAGATTGAACAGGCCATAAACAATTATATAATTAATGCTTACGAGCACATTCCGGAAAAAGGTACAGCAGTAGTCACACTAAAAAGTGTAGGCGATAAAGCAGTAATTTCTGTTTTTAATGATGGTAATAATATAAAAGAAGAAGAATTAAACAAGATTTGGCAGGGCTTCTACCAGACTGACGAGCGAGTGAAAGAATCAAACGTTGGACTTGGCCTTTATATTGTAAGAAACATTGTAAAGAACCACAACGGAGTATGTTATGCCAAGAATCATCACAACGGCGTTGAGTTTGTAATGGAGTTTAACCGCACAGACAAATATTAAAAAGATTTAACTTTATCATAAACAAAACTTAACATTTCTTAATTAGTATAAAAATGTAAAGGAAAAGCATTATCAGAAGGAAAGAAATTTAAAATCCAAAATGGATTATGCAGCATGAAAATTCATAATTGGAAGTCTTTAATTGGGAATCTCTAATTGTTAATTTCCAATAAGGAATTTCTAATTGGAAAGACAGATTTTAGTTGAAAAAACTGAATGAAGATAATGCGATAAACATAGGATTTAATAAAGAAGTGGGAGTGATGAATATGACAGGAATAATCGGCTCAGGAATGATAGTCACAATAAATGTGCTTATAAGTCTTGTGATTGGAGGATGCTTAGCAATAAAGTTGATTGAAAAATAGAATAGAATACTAGAAGTAAGAATATGGGCAGTTCCTTGGCGGGACTGCCTTTTTTGGTGGGGATACTTGAAGTTTAGTTTTTGTACAAAGTCGCATGGGAGGAGTTCATGTTTAGGGGGGAGTATGCTATTTATTTTTTGTACAAAGTTGTTTGGGGAGATGTCCACACCCCGGAGGAGGATACTATTAATTTTTCGTATAAAGTCGTCTAGTGTAGTGTCCACACCCTGGGGTTCAGTATAATTTGTAATTACATCATTGATTACGTGTCGTATAACTTTTCTTTCTGCTGACACGTAATTTTTTACAATATTAAAGTGAATTTTTGGGCAATTACGTGTCATATAAGATTTCCTTCTGCTGACACGTAATTTTTCACAAAATCGTAGTGAATTTGTGGGTGATTACTTGTCACACAGCATTTTCTTTCAGTGACACGTAATTGGAAGCGGTAAGACAAGCTTAGCTTCAATAAATTACTTGTGACACAACGTTTTCGCTTTACGACACGTAATTGGCAGCGATAGAACAAGCTTGGCTTCAATAAATTACGTGTGGGACAGCGTTTCGGTTTTACGACACGTAATTGGCTGTGATAAATATATAAGAAATCATAACAATTTCCTTAATGTATTAGTTTTGTTATTGCATTAACTTGCTATCTCTTCTTTTTTAAAAAATATAATTGCGTAGCCGGAAAATATATAGAGTAAAGTATACATAAATATGTTATGCTATAAATATAAGACAAGGTACGGAAAAATTTATTTTTGTTGTCATATTTTGGCGAGTTTATTCGTTATATTTAATAGAAGGGCTTAACTAACCCAAATGAGCGTGGATAAAAAAACAAAGAGAGGAGTAAAGAGTATAAGAAACTGATTGATTGGTGTTGATACAAGTGTTTTGTATCTGATGAGAGGAGGAAAACCAATGAAAAAGATAATTGCAATTATATTAGTAACAACTATGTTAGCCTGTAATTCTGTGAATGCAGCATCTTTTGTACAGGACAAGAAAGTGGAGTTAAACAATGAACATATGAAGGACTACAATAATTCATCTGTTAAATGGAAATTTGATGAAAAGAGCGGTGTTCTTAGTTTTAGCGGTTGTGAAAAATTAGAAAAGGTAGATGTAGGGCAGATAAAAAATCAGGTTAGGTATATTGTTTTGGCAGATGATATTAAGGAAATATCATCAGGATCATTATCAGGATATTTTAATCTAAGTAAGGTAACAATATTGGGAGATGTTGTGGCTACCGGAAATGCGTTTTACTTAGACACTCCAAGAACACTGGAGTTGGCAGGAAGATGTGAAAATTTGGGAGAGATGATTAGCAGCGACATGGCCCCATTTCCGAAAATAGTTTTAATTAATAACAACAAGTACTATGAAGAAAAAGACAGAATGTTGTTAACAAAAGATGGGAAAGAATTAGTGCTATTTTATGGTGGAGAATCTTTGAAGGTGCCTGACACTGTGGAAAAAATAGACTCTTATGCCTGCTATCAGCTAGGAAATTTGAGTGATGTGAAACTGAATGGCAAGCTGAAAGAAATCGGGGACTATGCTTTCTATCACACAGGAATTAGTACATTAAAGTTAAAAAACAATATTCAAATAATTGGAGAACAGGCTTTTGCCGGTAACAATATTAAAACAGTTAAGTTTAATAAGAAAATAAAACTAATTGGCAAATATTGTTTTGATGACAATCTTTTAAGAAAAGTATATTTGCGTAGCAATCCCAGAATAGAAGAGGGAGCTTTTCCAAAAGATGCAGTTATCCAGTATTCAAAAAAGGCAAAGAACAAGGGTAGCGTAGCAGAGCTTGGATATAAAGTAAAAACAAAAAAGCTATATGTTGTAGCGAATAAAATAAAAAAGGCTAGTGGCTATCAGATTGTGGTTACACAAAAAAGCAATAAACTGAAGAAAAAATTCAATACTAAAAAAGGAGAATTGAATAAGAAGTTAAAACTTAATTTAAAGTACCAAGTTCAGGAAGGCGTAATAAAAGTAAACAGCAGGAACAGTATTTATGTAAAAGTAAGACCATATTTTGGAAAGAAGAACAATAAAAAATACGGTAAGTGGAGCATAAAATACAAAGTTCCGGTTTATCTATAGCACAGAAGAGAGGTGATTAATATGAAGAAGAGATTTACTTTTTTAATCTTACTAGTTGTTAGCATTATTATGAGTACAATGGTAATATATGCTGACACATCAACCGACTATGATGAGTCTGTATATGCAAAACATAAACCTATATTAAAAATAGACGAATCTTCTTTTCCAAATGAAATGGTTAGGCGTGCTGTTTTGAAAAGGTATGATATGAATAGAGATGGATATTTGTCTCAATACGAAATGGAAGATCCAACATCATTTTCTGTTGATGCTGCGGATATACAGGAAACAGATGGATATAAATATGGAAGGCAGGTTTACCAAGATGAAAAATATAGAGTTATAGACTTTAAAGGAATAGAGGTGTTTAAGAATGTAAGTCATATACATTTTGCATGTGCATTGGTAAACGGAGAAAGAGGATACGTAAAAAACTTTAAGTATTTATCAACCTTAAAAATTGATTCTATTGGAATAACATTTAGTGACAGAAACTATAATTTGAATCAGTTAAAGGGATTAAAGTATATAAGTTTTGTAGCGTGTGAAAATTTCAACTTGAAATTTGATAAAAAATCTAAAGTTGAAAGTATTAGTTTATTAGATAGTAAAGGAAAAGTAGATGTTTCAAATTTGAAAACTTTAAAAACATTTAGTTCTTATGAAACTGTATTCAAAAAAATAAAATTTGGAAAGAATGCCAAACTAAAAAAACTGAGTATAGATGGAAGTGCTTATTGCATAAATAAAAAGATAAGAAAATTGGATATTTCAAAAATGAAAAATCTTAGATATCTTTATTTGCAAAGCTGTACGAAACTAAAAGAAATTAAAATGTCTAAGAAAAATAATAAAAAACTTAAAAAAATAGAAATATACGGTTGTGGTAAGTTTAAAAAATCAAGTTTAAATAAATCACAAATTCCTAAAAAAACCAAAGTAAAAGTTTTAACTTGGTAAATAAAATTTAAAACATTCAAGGAGCTGTGTCT containing:
- a CDS encoding sensor histidine kinase, producing MKTKLRTTYLVTVLFFLFVTVGSMILFYNMFSEEFIIANNKKIMNSVFEDAQGMDLSSLTKSDRKRLKEFSDKGGVIAIYDGEKIIYFSGDTPERKKNIKRRKFDEKIYEYTYTPKANMSEGRKAIRLKGKIDQNVKTYYLYCSVKLRTLENSIGLISRFMLVEMIIILILGIPFSFYMAQRTVKPIEKLGKLAKKMENNEPINFEEYDFPNNEIGNLAEQLKSMYLKISSNLNELNNYNYLLKTQNKELIEFDERRKKFIGAATHELKTPLAIISTQLEMMNTDNDEAMSEYYESIMEEIQKMSNLIREMLNSSFEGDIILSGPMKVDSLSELLDGMKDKYMGLFWSKKANCRFDIEDNIYINMNNEQIEQAINNYIINAYEHIPEKGTAVVTLKSVGDKAVISVFNDGNNIKEEELNKIWQGFYQTDERVKESNVGLGLYIVRNIVKNHNGVCYAKNHHNGVEFVMEFNRTDKY
- a CDS encoding leucine-rich repeat domain-containing protein, whose amino-acid sequence is MKKIIAIILVTTMLACNSVNAASFVQDKKVELNNEHMKDYNNSSVKWKFDEKSGVLSFSGCEKLEKVDVGQIKNQVRYIVLADDIKEISSGSLSGYFNLSKVTILGDVVATGNAFYLDTPRTLELAGRCENLGEMISSDMAPFPKIVLINNNKYYEEKDRMLLTKDGKELVLFYGGESLKVPDTVEKIDSYACYQLGNLSDVKLNGKLKEIGDYAFYHTGISTLKLKNNIQIIGEQAFAGNNIKTVKFNKKIKLIGKYCFDDNLLRKVYLRSNPRIEEGAFPKDAVIQYSKKAKNKGSVAELGYKVKTKKLYVVANKIKKASGYQIVVTQKSNKLKKKFNTKKGELNKKLKLNLKYQVQEGVIKVNSRNSIYVKVRPYFGKKNNKKYGKWSIKYKVPVYL
- a CDS encoding response regulator transcription factor; protein product: MRNDRRLVLMVEDDNKLREVLTKFLSRNDYEVLAAENGKVGLKLFYENSKNLDIVLLDGMLPDIDGVDVLKEIREHSQVPVIMLTARESEEDQLNGLNNGADNYITKPFLMKVLLVHMGKLIQRNGNEDTDVIEKGALKLEKQFRKAYINGEFVDTTPKEFDLLVYMCENEKVVLKRENILDAVWGFDYDGDMRTVDTLVKQLRKKMTDKYPYITSVYGVGYKFEVK